The nucleotide sequence CATTTAATACAATGGATGATCACAAGTGTTTTGATGGCATTCCTCGAAAATATGCAATAGTCGATAAAGAATCCATAAACATTTTatgcaaaaataatactttactaaaaatttacaaattaCAACGAAAAAATAAGCAAATTGTGGATGCCATAACATTTGTTAATAGCATTAATCGTGGagttatattatattagtCTTTTAAATACagttttttaataattttattattattttttttattacccTATAACACACCTCAATCTTAGTctcttttttaataatttttttgtgtacAACTTATTTGGTATGCgataatgcatataatacatatgtatgttgatatttaatattattttttttattgtggATAAAGTTTAACttataaacataatttgcattaaaaattaatttctCGCCTAAATAtccatataaataatttcttttttttttaatttcttcaTGTTGGACGTTTTTTtcgaaatattattttgtttgttcctagattttaaataaaatgcatTAAATATTGCTACTTtccaatatatataactcttttttctttggttaaataaaacaaaaatttatcatatgatatatattgtaaaaatagCTCATCCATGAGAATGATgctaaaaatgataaaccTTATAAAtagatttattttttttaagctggataatatgaaaaaatgttcacataaaatatgtttatttaaccgtagaaaaaaacgaatttttacaaaatttcacgatttttgtaatatattttttgtttcattaaatttatatattgtgaagaaatatatactttCAAAAAACATTCGAATATCTTATTTGGAGGATAGAGGAGACGCATACCTACAAAAAAAGTATAGGACGGATACTAAATTTTTAAGAACAAAAAGGTAAAACTTGTGCATACacacatgtatatatatatactagcATTAACTTTTGCTAAacttattttcatttttataatttctaAGTGGAATACTATATAAAGATTTACTAGACGGTGAAGGTGATCCAATTGAAGAAGGGgatattgtttatattcattaccAAGGAAAAACAACAAATGATTTTCGAATAATTCAATCAACATTCAAAAGTATTATACCACCTAAAATAAAAGCTGGGGTTTATGATAAAAACCACATAAAGGCTATGTATGAAATAGTAATTGGTATGAAAAAACACACACGAAGGCAATGTATTGTCCCTCCCCATTTAGCATATCCTATTCATTTTCCTAATcaagtataaaaaaaattcaataaaaataatcaaatatattatatagaaaGTTTTAATaatcatcattattttactttatctgtcttatttttttttactttagCCCCTTATTTATGAAATAGATATAGTAAAAGTGATAAAAAAGGgagaagaaaatgatacaTTGCTtgaaagaataaaaaaaaatgttaattaTTTAAGAACTGCTATAACCTCCTTCTTTTAGTTTTTTGCTACATAGAACCCCAAAcggatatttttttaatttatttatattttatttgtttttgtatgttatttttaatatcataAATTTTAGAAAAGGAAAGAAATATGTTTAACTTATTTGCCATCATTTTATTCCACCCtcttgttttatatatccctttttattatttaattatatatttttttattgaaatggctgaaaataaaataagcCAAATGtgctttaaaaataaataggcatatttgtttcatcaaatttaataaatgaataaatatattaattataaaaaatataaaaagataaatatacaaatagaAAATTAAATACGTAGTAATAAACTGCTAGTAAAATTGCCATTGTAGGTATTActatgtaaaaataaaaaatgtgccGAGCTTGGCCATAagtcttttattatttttattgtccAAGTCACAAAACAGTACGGCGATTCTTCATAGAATGTCATCCCTTAGCTCATTTAGTATGCATGATgtgatataatttatattgtttttctttttttcgattatattatcatcaatatcgtttatattatttgtagcattattttttaagtgtaacttataaaaattagtttttatattaactagccaatttttaataatattaatatttttatcattttctaatataattgaatatccaactttttttcttcttccAACTCTTCCACacaaatgaatatattcgTTTAAATTTGTCGGCttattacataaaataacaatatcTAAGTCATTTATATGAAAGCCTCGAATGCTATCAAACGagctaataataataggaaatttatttgtatattttagtccctcattatttttaatatcaatttcttttaaattttttatttcttcgtaatttttacacatttttttcaaaaagtgattattttcattttttgatatttctAACCTTTCATGTAataaaagagaaaaaatatttttttccattaaatattttttcgtaTTCATTAATGAATaaccattttttattaaaattaatattttctgcATTTTAAAACTTTCTACAATTTCATAAACAcctttaattttattactaaACAAATCATCATTTgttatatgataaaaatgatgtatatttttaggaAGTTGAACTTTTATTACATACTTTTGCAAATTTGTTGGGTTATTTAATTCTagcatattataaatatcttCTTCATCTTGGTTGCCCTCATTTAAACTGGTTTCCTCTTCTATTGCACTTCTATAATTGATGTCATCAATTAATGATCGATTCTGTTCATCATTACCTATatcctttttttctttgttcATATGAgaattatcattatttggGTTCATCATATCATTTAGTATTGTATCAGTTATTTCACCTTTGGTTACGTTTAATTCTACAATGCCTTCCCCTTCTagcatattatttttttcccttaacaaataaacattttttttttttagattaTTCTTATTCAAACTCAATagattaaatatttttctgtGTAATTCTCTATTTAGGGTACTAGAACATccaataaaatttaattttttgggattcatatacataataGTTTCTAGTATCATGTAagctgtttttttttttttttttataaattttttttggttGTTTGAAGatctatttttttgtgaagGAAGCAACTTATCAATTtcatcaaaaaaaacatactTAATACTttctaaaaaatgttttaaatcatttttttctaaatttagcatataatttttaaaacacaAAGGCGTTCCAACAAGAAAAAGAGCACCCcttatattttccatttcaTCTATCGTCGTATTTTCGTTCAGAAAATTATGATTGTTTAgtattcctttttttttttttttttttttttttaaattactACCACTATTTGTACACACTTCAATGTTTTCATATACTTGATCGATACTATGATTCGCTCTACTTTTACTACTTACATTGTtatttttcacttttttgGAGTTATCATGCTTATCAATAAAAAGCTTAATTATACTGCCATTCTCATTATTTGTAAaggataatatattttgtgaaGTTTGTACACATAACTCTTTTGATGGACATAGTATGAGAATTTTATCCCCCTTctttaatacatttttttcagaGCTTTCTTCAAGCAATaaatctttattttcacgtatatcataaatttctgaatatttttcactaaatggtatatatttaagtttgcttttattattattttgttgttTATTTAAGTTAAATATGCTTTTATATCTTCCATCATAATAGTATTGATTTAAGAATTTTTCTCT is from Plasmodium berghei ANKA genome assembly, chromosome: 14 and encodes:
- a CDS encoding DEAD box helicase, putative — protein: MENYIIVFFFLLKCFISILSKAKNSFFYKYLICLFLKNILYSKKCVVLNKNTNISYIWNIRPVLRTNFILKNVEKTNNDNIAHLNKKIEKWGKNQNIVFIENTRNNDENKVNYLNGEIKNNNGIQEIKYLSNLQKNFIYLLERNNNVIVHSKTSSGKTTISLFYFVLKHYFNSEIIFDEDIEREKFLNQYYYDGRYKSIFNLNKQQNNNKSKLKYIPFSEKYSEIYDIRENKDLLLEESSEKNVLKKGDKILILCPSKELCVQTSQNILSFTNNENGSIIKLFIDKHDNSKKVKNNNVSSKSRANHSIDQVYENIEVCTNSGSNLKKKKKKKKGILNNHNFLNENTTIDEMENIRGALFLVGTPLCFKNYMLNLEKNDLKHFLESIKYVFFDEIDKLLPSQKNRSSNNQKKFIKKKKKTAYMILETIMYMNPKKLNFIGCSSTLNRELHRKIFNLLSLNKNNLKKKNVYLLREKNNMLEGEGIVELNVTKGEITDTILNDMMNPNNDNSHMNKEKKDIGNDEQNRSLIDDINYRSAIEEETSLNEGNQDEEDIYNMLELNNPTNLQKYVIKVQLPKNIHHFYHITNDDLFSNKIKGVYEIVESFKMQKILILIKNGYSLMNTKKYLMEKNIFSLLLHERLEISKNENNHFLKKMCKNYEEIKNLKEIDIKNNEGLKYTNKFPIIISSFDSIRGFHINDLDIVILCNKPTNLNEYIHLCGRVGRRKKVGYSIILENDKNINIIKNWLVNIKTNFYKLHLKNNATNNINDIDDNIIEKKKNNINYITSCILNELRDDIL
- a CDS encoding peptidyl-prolyl cis-trans isomerase, putative; translation: MRMMLKMINLINRFIFFKLDNMKKCSHKICLFNRRKKRIFTKFHDFCNIFFVSLNLYIVKKYILSKNIRISYLEDRGDAYLQKKYRTDTKFLRTKSGILYKDLLDGEGDPIEEGDIVYIHYQGKTTNDFRIIQSTFKSIIPPKIKAGVYDKNHIKAMYEIVIGMKKHTRRQCIVPPHLAYPIHFPNQPLIYEIDIVKVIKKGEENDTLLERIKKNVNYLRTAITSFF